In Desulfuromonadaceae bacterium, the DNA window GGTTGGCCAGGTGTTCGTGCAACTGGAAGGAATGAAGAAAAAAGACAGCCTTTTTCATCTGCTGACCAGGGACTACAGTGAGGCGAATCTGTGGGTACAGTTAACCAGTGGTGACAATCAGGATATGGAGAAGGTGGTACGCGATGTTGAGCAGTTTGTCGCCGCTAATCCGCCGCCAGTTGACTTGCATATCGCCTGGGCCGGGTTGACGTATCTGAACGTTGTCTGGCAGAACAAAATGGTCACGGGGATGATGTGGTCGCTCGGCAGCAGCTTCATCGTGGTTCTGGTGATGATGATGCTCCTGTTCCGCTCGCCGCTCTATGGCCTGTTGTCGATGTTGCCGTTGAGCGTGACGATTGCCTTGATTTACGGTGTGATCGGTCTGATCGGCAAGGATTACGACATGCCGGTGGCGATCCTTTCCGCCTTGACGCTGGGGATGAGCATCGATTTTGCGATTCACTTTTTGCAGCGCGCGCGTGACTTGCAGCGCGAACTGGGCAGCTGGCAGGCGGCGAGTACGCATATGTTCAAGGAACCGGCAATGGCGATCAGCCGTAATGCGATTGTGATTTCGGTCGGTTTTACGCCGTTGTTGCTGGCCCCCCTGGTGCCGTACAAAACTGTCGGGTTCTTCCTGGCGGCGATCATGGCCGTTTCGTGGCTCGGGACGCTCTTTTTGCTTCCCGCGTTGATGACGCCGTTACGGCGAAAAATATTTAAAAACGAACCGGATGCCTGAATCCGGAGAAAGGGTTGCTGATGAAAAAAACGCTGATGCTGACCATTGCTCTGATCCTGATCGCGGGTACGTCGGTGCTTGCCGCACCGAGCGCCGATGAGATTGTTACGTTGGCAAACCAGGCGTCCTACTACGCGGGGGAGGATGGCCGGGCGCACGTCAAAATGACGATCACCGCTGCCGACGGCGGGGAGCGTTCACGCGAGTTTGTTATCCTGCGCAAGGATTTACCGCATGACGACCAAAAATTTT includes these proteins:
- a CDS encoding outer membrane lipoprotein-sorting protein, with the protein product MKKTLMLTIALILIAGTSVLAAPSADEIVTLANQASYYAGEDGRAHVKMTITAADGGERSREFVILRKDLPHDDQKFYVYFEAPADVYKMAFLVWKNVAREDDRWLWLPALNLKKRIAPGDKRTSFVGSDFYYEDVSG